Proteins encoded together in one Anaerosporomusa subterranea window:
- the gcvH gene encoding glycine cleavage system protein GcvH encodes MKIVEDLRYTKDHEWVRIEGTQAIVGITDYAQGELGDVVFIELPEIGKKAKAHTTVTTIESVKAVSDIFAPLSGTIIKVNDQLNDNPELVNQQPYDEGWIFVIELENLVEVGQLLDAAQYGELVGKH; translated from the coding sequence ATGAAAATTGTTGAGGATTTACGCTACACCAAAGACCATGAATGGGTGCGTATTGAGGGAACGCAGGCAATAGTCGGAATCACCGACTACGCGCAAGGCGAACTGGGAGACGTTGTTTTTATCGAGCTTCCCGAGATAGGGAAAAAAGCCAAAGCGCATACCACTGTCACAACGATTGAATCAGTTAAAGCAGTATCTGATATTTTTGCGCCTTTGTCAGGAACGATCATTAAAGTCAATGATCAATTGAATGACAATCCAGAGCTAGTGAATCAACAGCCTTATGACGAAGGCTGGATATTTGTCATTGAACTGGAAAACCTTGTTGAAGTAGGACAACTTCTTGATGCTGCCCAATATGGCGAATTGGTGGGAAAACACTAG
- a CDS encoding peptide ABC transporter substrate-binding protein — translation MLWKKVFCYTLILILATSLSAGCGGAKDGAKQTAKPLRVAIGAEPETLDPRKSTGIPESYVENQIFEGLAARDQNGNAIPGVAEKWDIAADGLKYTFHLRANAKWSNGDPVTAHDFEYAWKTTLSPELASKYADQLYYLKNGESYNKKKGASADQVGVKAINDRTLEVTLERPTAYFLSLMAFHTYFPVHKKTAEANTNWAKDPKTLIVNGPFTITNWVHNSKIELTKHESYWDKANVKSEKLELVLSDSNTTVMSMFENNQLDIAEFPPPVAETPRLLKEGKLKIYPYLGTYYFAINVNKAPFDNPKVRQAFALAINRKAIVENITRAGEKPATAWVPFGLPGAKAGEDYRKASGDYFKDNDVETAKKLLAEAGYPEGKGLPPVTILYNTNEQNKAISEAIQEMWRKNLGAVVNLTNQEWKVYLASRKQGDFQVARSAWIGDYVDAMTFADVMMSGNGNNVSKWTNRRYDELIRQAQSTIDQPVRIKAMQEAEKLLMEEMPVIPIYFYVSRVLEKPNVKGVTRGVDGGVYLKGAYLQ, via the coding sequence ATGCTCTGGAAAAAAGTCTTTTGTTATACCCTGATCCTCATACTAGCGACCAGTTTGTCAGCCGGTTGCGGCGGGGCAAAAGACGGTGCCAAGCAAACCGCGAAGCCGTTACGAGTAGCCATCGGTGCTGAGCCCGAGACTCTCGATCCTCGAAAATCTACCGGCATTCCCGAATCCTATGTGGAGAATCAAATTTTCGAGGGCCTGGCTGCCAGAGATCAGAATGGCAACGCAATCCCCGGGGTAGCCGAGAAGTGGGATATCGCAGCCGACGGACTAAAATATACATTTCACTTACGCGCCAATGCCAAATGGTCAAACGGCGACCCGGTAACTGCCCACGACTTCGAGTATGCCTGGAAAACGACACTAAGCCCTGAATTGGCCAGCAAGTATGCAGATCAGCTCTACTACCTGAAGAACGGCGAATCGTATAATAAGAAGAAAGGCGCTTCGGCTGACCAAGTTGGCGTAAAAGCAATAAACGACCGCACGCTTGAAGTAACCCTAGAACGACCTACAGCGTATTTTTTGTCGTTGATGGCATTTCATACCTATTTCCCAGTCCACAAAAAAACTGCTGAAGCCAATACCAACTGGGCTAAAGACCCCAAGACCTTGATTGTCAACGGACCGTTTACGATAACCAACTGGGTCCATAACAGCAAAATAGAACTGACTAAACATGAAAGTTACTGGGATAAAGCCAACGTAAAAAGTGAGAAGCTGGAATTGGTTCTCTCAGATAGCAATACTACCGTCATGTCTATGTTTGAAAACAATCAGTTAGATATCGCTGAATTTCCGCCGCCAGTGGCAGAAACGCCTCGGTTACTAAAAGAAGGCAAACTCAAAATCTATCCCTATCTCGGCACTTACTATTTCGCTATTAATGTGAATAAAGCTCCCTTTGACAATCCGAAAGTTCGTCAAGCATTTGCATTAGCCATTAACAGGAAAGCGATTGTTGAAAACATCACCCGCGCTGGCGAGAAACCGGCCACGGCTTGGGTCCCCTTTGGCCTCCCCGGCGCCAAAGCTGGCGAGGATTATCGCAAAGCCAGCGGCGACTATTTTAAGGATAATGATGTGGAAACAGCCAAGAAGCTTTTAGCTGAAGCAGGCTATCCGGAGGGAAAGGGTCTGCCGCCGGTCACCATTCTCTATAATACCAACGAACAGAATAAAGCGATTTCGGAAGCGATTCAAGAAATGTGGAGGAAAAATCTCGGCGCAGTTGTCAATCTGACCAACCAAGAATGGAAAGTTTATCTTGCGTCTCGTAAACAGGGCGACTTCCAAGTTGCCCGATCCGCTTGGATCGGCGACTATGTTGACGCCATGACCTTCGCTGATGTTATGATGAGTGGCAATGGTAACAATGTATCGAAATGGACAAATCGACGATATGACGAGTTAATCCGGCAGGCGCAGTCCACTATCGATCAACCTGTGCGCATAAAAGCTATGCAGGAAGCGGAAAAGCTGTTGATGGAGGAAATGCCGGTCATTCCCATCTATTTCTATGTCAGCCGCGTTTTAGAAAAGCCGAATGTCAAAGGTGTCACTCGTGGTGTCGACGGCGGCGTTTATCTGAAAGGCGCTTATTTGCAATAG
- a CDS encoding SH3 domain-containing protein, with translation MDNVAFWLKKYPNAEDLLCTPESMREINQLTCHCLSNLVFDLSQYPAYVSASAISSMILENEFTEEARYVNGEAVTPNYYANLDKAMNLGALQGMVQAEYGFTLRRSNIRTFPTNDFYVKSPEDREFDRFQETALDPAEPLICLHHSVDEKWWFVQAANYRGWVEANSIAVSKDRSLWLNYSQASDFLVVTGNRLTLSEDPHLPEFSGLVFAMGAKLPLVQEQYIPALVGNRAPEGCHVVWLPVRDHEGMLDFRPALVPKSADVHHGYLPFTRANLLRQAFKLQGGRYGWGGLFGSRDCSALVQDVFRSVGIFLARNAGEQAQGAGRQISLADKSSDERAAILRSLPPGSTLHFPGHVMLYLGEHDSQFYVIHAIAACGNPARPQPDGTLAPLPLNGVMVTDLSLPRVSGKSLFESLTEANCIP, from the coding sequence ATGGACAATGTGGCTTTCTGGCTAAAAAAATACCCGAATGCAGAAGATCTTCTTTGCACCCCGGAAAGCATGCGTGAAATAAATCAGTTGACCTGCCACTGTCTGTCTAATTTGGTCTTCGACCTAAGCCAATACCCGGCTTATGTTTCGGCATCTGCTATTAGCAGTATGATTCTCGAAAACGAGTTCACTGAAGAAGCTAGATATGTTAACGGCGAGGCAGTAACACCAAATTACTATGCGAACCTGGATAAAGCAATGAATCTTGGCGCCTTGCAAGGCATGGTGCAAGCCGAGTACGGGTTCACGCTGCGTCGCTCAAATATCCGCACCTTTCCGACGAACGACTTTTATGTAAAAAGCCCGGAGGACAGGGAGTTCGACCGGTTTCAGGAAACAGCTCTTGATCCGGCGGAGCCTCTAATCTGCCTACATCATAGCGTTGATGAAAAGTGGTGGTTTGTTCAGGCTGCAAATTACCGCGGCTGGGTAGAGGCAAATTCAATAGCGGTCAGCAAAGACCGTTCTCTCTGGCTAAACTATAGTCAAGCGTCCGATTTCCTGGTTGTTACAGGCAACCGTCTAACTCTAAGCGAAGATCCACACCTGCCGGAGTTTTCCGGGCTAGTTTTTGCCATGGGTGCCAAATTGCCACTAGTACAAGAACAATACATTCCTGCTCTAGTCGGCAACCGTGCGCCAGAAGGCTGTCATGTTGTCTGGTTGCCAGTTCGTGATCATGAAGGAATGCTTGATTTTCGGCCTGCCCTAGTTCCGAAATCCGCTGACGTCCACCACGGCTACCTGCCTTTCACTCGTGCCAATTTGCTGCGTCAGGCCTTCAAACTGCAAGGCGGTCGTTACGGTTGGGGCGGTCTATTCGGCAGCCGCGATTGCTCAGCACTCGTCCAAGATGTTTTTCGTTCTGTCGGCATTTTCTTGGCACGAAACGCGGGAGAACAAGCGCAAGGCGCTGGCAGGCAAATCTCACTCGCCGATAAATCGTCAGATGAACGGGCAGCAATCCTGCGGTCCTTACCACCAGGAAGCACACTGCATTTCCCTGGCCATGTTATGCTCTACTTGGGAGAACATGACAGCCAGTTTTATGTGATACACGCGATCGCCGCTTGCGGCAACCCCGCCCGCCCGCAACCAGACGGCACTCTCGCCCCACTGCCGCTAAACGGCGTCATGGTAACCGACTTGTCCCTGCCGCGTGTCAGTGGCAAGAGCCTATTCGAGTCACTGACTGAAGCGAACTGTATCCCCTAA
- the nirJ2 gene encoding putative heme d1 biosynthesis radical SAM protein NirJ2 — protein MIISWNTTQACNIRCIHCYRDAGTRRQDELTTEQGKDLLSGMARAGFKIVILSGGEPLMRPDIYELIAYAKSIGLRPVLGTNGILIDVDTAKRLKEAGLGTAGISLDSRRKEQHDWFRQSEGAWEKTLAGMEACREAGLPFQIHTTVLNWNEAEITDITDLAVELGAIAHHIFFLVPTGRGKDLEDDSLKTAQYEKLLNRILDKRLEVPIEIKPTCAPQFMRLAKQRGIPMRYSRGCLAGTHYCVVLPNGDVHPCPYLPIKVGNVKETDFAALWQDSPLFQELRTQPLKGGCGECGFDDVCGGCRARAYHYSGDYLAEEPWCGLGR, from the coding sequence ATGATCATCTCCTGGAACACCACCCAGGCGTGCAATATTCGCTGCATTCACTGTTATCGCGATGCCGGCACGCGCCGCCAGGATGAACTGACCACAGAACAGGGGAAAGACTTATTATCAGGCATGGCGCGGGCAGGCTTCAAAATTGTGATTTTGAGCGGCGGCGAGCCGCTGATGCGGCCTGATATTTATGAGTTAATTGCCTATGCGAAAAGCATCGGCTTGCGTCCGGTTTTGGGAACCAATGGTATCTTGATTGATGTTGATACCGCAAAACGGCTAAAAGAAGCCGGCTTGGGGACCGCGGGCATTAGTTTAGATAGCCGTCGCAAGGAACAGCATGATTGGTTTCGCCAATCGGAAGGAGCATGGGAGAAAACATTAGCTGGGATGGAAGCTTGCCGAGAGGCAGGATTGCCATTTCAGATACACACCACTGTGCTCAACTGGAATGAAGCAGAGATTACCGATATCACTGATTTAGCTGTTGAATTAGGAGCAATCGCGCACCATATCTTTTTCCTGGTGCCAACAGGACGAGGCAAGGATCTGGAAGACGATTCACTAAAGACAGCGCAATATGAAAAGCTGCTTAATCGCATTCTCGACAAGCGTTTAGAAGTTCCCATCGAGATTAAGCCGACCTGCGCTCCGCAATTCATGCGTCTAGCCAAGCAAAGAGGCATTCCGATGCGCTATAGCCGCGGTTGTCTGGCCGGCACCCATTATTGCGTTGTTCTTCCCAATGGCGATGTTCATCCTTGTCCTTATCTGCCAATTAAAGTCGGTAATGTCAAGGAAACCGATTTTGCCGCGCTTTGGCAGGATAGCCCACTTTTCCAAGAGTTGCGCACCCAGCCCTTGAAAGGTGGCTGCGGCGAATGCGGCTTTGATGATGTTTGCGGCGGCTGTCGGGCGCGTGCGTATCATTATTCAGGCGACTACTTAGCCGAAGAACCTTGGTGCGGCCTCGGACGCTGA
- a CDS encoding radical SAM/SPASM domain-containing protein: MIGFTKLLCGGATVSEIVKYGGHSHRLPPHMLQFSSDATPIVVWNMTNRCNLSCQHCYINAEDRDYAGELSTAEAKVFIDDLAEMRVPVLLFSGGEPLVRDDLFELGAYAGARGVRPVISTNGTLITPAIAKKIREIGFQYVGVSVDGDEAVHDQFRGRQGAFRETLAGIRNSIAAGNKTGIRFTINRLNVHTLPAVLDLVEQEKIPRFCMYHLVYAGRGKEMAALDLGHEEKRQAIEFLMQRTEDLYRRGVEVEILTTDNHADGATILQYMEKHQPKRVPEIKELLAMHGGCSAGAKMANVGPTGNVHACQFWGHRPLGNVRQTPLSQIWKGANDEFLQALRCKTEHVTGRCAECRYKDFCGGCRIRAEAFHGDLWGEDPACYLEDWKEQS, encoded by the coding sequence ATGATTGGATTTACAAAATTGCTCTGCGGCGGGGCTACAGTTTCCGAAATCGTGAAATATGGGGGACATTCCCACCGTTTGCCGCCGCACATGCTCCAATTTTCGTCAGATGCGACGCCGATTGTTGTCTGGAATATGACGAATCGCTGCAATCTGTCTTGCCAGCATTGTTATATCAATGCCGAGGACCGCGACTACGCAGGTGAGTTATCAACCGCCGAGGCCAAAGTTTTCATTGATGACCTGGCCGAAATGCGTGTGCCAGTGTTGCTCTTTTCCGGCGGCGAGCCTTTAGTCAGAGACGATTTATTTGAGTTGGGCGCTTATGCTGGCGCGCGTGGGGTTCGACCGGTTATCTCGACCAATGGAACCTTAATTACTCCGGCGATAGCCAAGAAAATTCGGGAGATTGGTTTTCAATATGTCGGTGTCAGCGTAGATGGCGATGAGGCTGTTCACGATCAATTTCGCGGCAGGCAAGGAGCCTTCCGGGAGACGTTGGCAGGGATCCGTAATTCCATCGCCGCAGGTAATAAAACCGGGATACGGTTTACGATTAATCGATTAAATGTACATACTTTGCCCGCAGTTCTTGACTTAGTCGAACAAGAAAAAATTCCGCGTTTTTGTATGTACCATCTTGTCTATGCAGGCAGAGGCAAGGAAATGGCTGCTCTGGACTTAGGTCATGAGGAAAAGCGGCAGGCGATTGAGTTTTTGATGCAGCGAACTGAAGATCTGTATCGCCGCGGCGTTGAAGTGGAGATTCTAACAACCGACAATCACGCAGATGGTGCAACCATTTTGCAGTACATGGAAAAACACCAGCCGAAACGAGTGCCTGAGATAAAAGAGCTGTTAGCCATGCATGGTGGCTGCTCCGCCGGTGCCAAAATGGCGAATGTGGGCCCCACCGGCAATGTACATGCCTGTCAATTCTGGGGCCACAGACCGCTCGGCAATGTCCGGCAGACTCCCCTCAGTCAGATATGGAAAGGCGCGAACGATGAATTCCTGCAAGCGCTTCGCTGCAAAACCGAACATGTCACAGGTCGCTGCGCTGAGTGCCGCTATAAGGATTTTTGCGGCGGCTGCCGGATTCGGGCTGAAGCGTTTCATGGAGATCTCTGGGGCGAAGACCCGGCGTGCTATCTGGAAGATTGGAAGGAGCAGAGCTGA
- a CDS encoding C-GCAxxG-C-C family protein — protein MMERKDMATEVFGRGLTCSQAVAVAFAEHYGIDPDTILKLSRGFGGGMGGMGGQCGAVSGAYMVIGMGYDPTDPVAKGKVYEKVQEFTRKFRERHSELNCNVLLGCDISSAEGKALMKEKNLRETHCACFVKDSVDIAEEVLGLRS, from the coding sequence ATGATGGAACGCAAAGACATGGCAACCGAGGTATTTGGTAGAGGTCTTACCTGCTCCCAGGCGGTAGCAGTGGCATTTGCCGAACACTATGGAATCGATCCAGACACGATCCTGAAGCTTTCGCGGGGATTTGGCGGCGGCATGGGCGGGATGGGAGGCCAATGCGGTGCTGTGAGTGGCGCGTACATGGTTATCGGCATGGGTTATGATCCTACTGACCCTGTGGCAAAGGGGAAAGTATATGAAAAAGTTCAGGAATTTACTCGAAAATTTCGTGAGAGACATAGTGAACTCAACTGTAATGTTCTTCTTGGCTGTGATATCAGTTCAGCTGAGGGTAAGGCACTGATGAAAGAAAAGAATTTACGCGAGACCCATTGCGCTTGTTTTGTGAAGGATTCCGTCGATATAGCAGAAGAGGTACTTGGCTTACGTTCTTAG
- a CDS encoding Lrp/AsnC family transcriptional regulator, which produces MKELLELLEKDHTLTPEQLAVMLGMSKDKVTAEIERLEREKVIVKYHTIINWEKAGVDSVYAIIHVNIAPQREVGFDAIAERIYRFPEVKNLYLMSGAFDLSVMVECNSLKEVSQFVFSKLATIEGVVSTTTHFLLKRYKTEGVIMEDEEEDRRLAVTP; this is translated from the coding sequence ATGAAAGAACTATTGGAACTGTTAGAAAAAGATCATACTCTGACACCAGAACAACTGGCAGTCATGTTAGGTATGTCAAAAGACAAAGTTACCGCGGAGATCGAACGTCTTGAACGCGAAAAAGTTATTGTCAAGTACCATACCATCATTAACTGGGAGAAAGCCGGAGTAGACAGTGTATATGCGATTATTCACGTCAATATCGCTCCACAGAGGGAAGTCGGTTTTGACGCTATCGCCGAACGCATCTATCGGTTCCCAGAAGTTAAGAATCTCTATTTAATGTCAGGCGCCTTTGATTTGTCGGTCATGGTAGAATGCAATTCACTGAAAGAAGTCTCCCAATTCGTTTTCTCAAAACTTGCCACCATCGAGGGCGTGGTCAGCACGACGACTCACTTCTTACTCAAACGGTACAAGACGGAAGGCGTCATTATGGAAGACGAAGAAGAAGACCGCAGACTGGCGGTGACGCCATGA
- a CDS encoding aminotransferase class I/II-fold pyridoxal phosphate-dependent enzyme, translated as MSWSDRLSPTVKSIPPSGIRRFFDIVAEMKGVVSLGVGEPDFVTPWHIRESCVYGLQRGYTAYTSNLGLLELREEIARLIHNRYNVMYNPRNEVLVTVGVSEALDLAMRAIVSSGDEVLVPEPCYVSYKACVTLAGGTAVPVPTSVENDFRLQVADLEVRVTPRTKAILIGYPNNPTGAIMTREELLKIAEFATKHDLIVISDEIYGDLTYEGVHTCFSSLPDMRDRTILLNGFSKAYAMTGWRIGYALANPEFIAAMNKIHQYTILCAPITAQVSAIEALKNGETAMSKMVDEYNRRRRLMLEGLRSIGLDCFEPKGAFYIFPSIEKTGLTALQFAEELLKEEKVALVPGDAFGDCGQGFVRCSYAASFSNLSTALERIERFVSRRLG; from the coding sequence ATGAGCTGGTCTGACCGCCTCTCCCCTACCGTTAAATCGATCCCGCCTTCTGGAATACGCCGTTTTTTCGACATTGTCGCAGAGATGAAAGGTGTAGTTTCCTTGGGCGTTGGCGAACCTGATTTCGTAACACCCTGGCATATCAGAGAAAGCTGCGTGTATGGTCTGCAACGAGGTTATACAGCCTATACGTCGAACCTTGGCCTGCTGGAACTTCGGGAAGAAATTGCCCGGCTAATCCATAACCGCTACAATGTTATGTATAATCCCAGAAACGAAGTCCTGGTCACAGTCGGGGTCAGTGAAGCGCTTGATCTCGCCATGAGAGCAATTGTCTCATCTGGAGATGAAGTGCTGGTTCCTGAGCCCTGCTATGTCTCGTATAAAGCTTGCGTTACATTGGCCGGAGGCACTGCAGTTCCTGTCCCCACTTCGGTCGAAAACGATTTCCGGCTACAGGTCGCAGATCTCGAAGTGAGAGTAACACCTCGTACCAAAGCAATCTTGATTGGCTATCCTAACAATCCGACCGGTGCAATCATGACTCGGGAAGAATTGCTTAAAATCGCCGAATTTGCCACCAAACATGACTTAATCGTTATCTCTGATGAAATTTATGGTGACTTAACCTATGAGGGAGTTCATACCTGTTTTTCCTCTCTGCCTGATATGCGCGACCGGACGATTTTGCTGAATGGTTTTTCAAAAGCCTATGCCATGACCGGCTGGCGAATCGGTTATGCGTTAGCGAATCCGGAATTCATCGCAGCGATGAACAAAATTCATCAATATACCATTCTCTGCGCCCCGATAACAGCACAGGTCTCAGCCATTGAGGCCTTAAAGAACGGTGAGACAGCAATGAGCAAGATGGTTGATGAATATAACCGCAGACGCCGTCTAATGCTTGAAGGGTTACGCTCAATAGGGCTTGATTGCTTTGAGCCGAAGGGAGCTTTCTATATCTTCCCATCGATTGAGAAAACCGGCCTGACAGCGCTGCAATTCGCCGAAGAACTTCTGAAAGAGGAAAAAGTTGCGCTGGTACCCGGAGATGCGTTTGGCGATTGCGGCCAAGGGTTTGTCCGTTGTTCGTATGCCGCCTCCTTCAGCAACCTTTCAACTGCATTAGAGCGAATCGAGCGCTTTGTCAGTCGCAGACTGGGTTAG
- a CDS encoding TerC family protein translates to MDFFSISFLSSLVSIVVIDLVLAGDNALVIGMAARNIAKEQQKTAIIWGTAGAVIIRALATLIVVWLLKIPGLLAVGGVALIWISYKILTEKKEIENVQAAPTIGAAIRTVIIADAAMGIDNVIAVAGAAHGNFMLVIFGLAISVPVVVWGSTLFIRLLDRFPALIYVGGGILAWTAAKMLVDEPLWRSFFTDNPMLRWLVLLLIVGSVLGVGAMKRREVGVQ, encoded by the coding sequence ATGGACTTTTTTTCGATTTCCTTTCTTTCCTCCTTGGTGTCCATTGTCGTAATTGATTTAGTTCTAGCTGGGGATAACGCACTCGTTATCGGCATGGCTGCCCGGAACATCGCCAAGGAACAACAAAAAACAGCCATCATTTGGGGAACAGCTGGCGCGGTAATTATTCGTGCACTGGCAACACTAATCGTTGTTTGGCTGCTGAAGATTCCCGGTTTGTTGGCTGTCGGTGGAGTTGCGCTGATTTGGATTTCCTATAAAATCTTGACAGAGAAAAAAGAGATTGAAAATGTCCAGGCTGCTCCGACTATCGGGGCCGCAATCCGCACGGTCATTATAGCAGACGCGGCTATGGGAATTGACAACGTAATCGCCGTCGCCGGAGCGGCTCACGGCAATTTTATGCTGGTTATTTTCGGTTTAGCCATCAGTGTCCCGGTTGTTGTTTGGGGCAGCACGCTATTTATCCGTCTGCTTGACAGATTCCCTGCTCTCATCTATGTTGGCGGTGGAATTTTAGCCTGGACTGCCGCTAAGATGTTAGTTGATGAACCGCTGTGGCGTTCGTTCTTTACAGACAATCCAATGCTGCGGTGGCTAGTCCTGCTGCTTATTGTTGGCAGCGTGTTGGGAGTCGGAGCGATGAAGCGGCGTGAAGTAGGTGTACAGTAG
- a CDS encoding YkvA family protein, whose product MGSRLLSRFFKWGVLRKLAEQAGKWKAELYVLYLAARDGRTPVLPKIIAAVVVGYAFSPIDFIPDFIPLLGYVDEIILVPLGIMLALRLIPQQVLADCRRQAALNPLSKKVKIWAAGAIIVVSWLAILFYLFWRFVLN is encoded by the coding sequence GTGGGAAGTCGCTTGCTAAGTCGTTTTTTCAAGTGGGGTGTCTTACGCAAACTAGCAGAACAAGCCGGAAAGTGGAAGGCTGAACTCTATGTGTTATACTTAGCGGCTCGTGATGGCAGGACTCCGGTGCTGCCTAAAATCATTGCCGCTGTGGTAGTCGGATATGCGTTCAGCCCGATTGACTTTATTCCTGATTTTATTCCTTTGTTAGGTTATGTTGATGAGATAATATTAGTGCCGCTGGGCATTATGCTGGCGCTTCGATTGATTCCACAGCAGGTGCTGGCAGATTGCAGGCGCCAGGCTGCTTTGAATCCATTGAGCAAAAAAGTGAAAATCTGGGCTGCAGGCGCTATTATCGTAGTGAGTTGGCTGGCTATCTTGTTCTACCTGTTTTGGCGCTTTGTTCTCAACTGA
- a CDS encoding LL-diaminopimelate aminotransferase: MTKINENYLNLPGSYLFAEISRRVAAYKTAHPEADIIRLGIGDVTKALPPTIIDGLHKAVDEMGSDETFRGYGPEQGYTFLIEKIIQFDYAPLGIQLDTDEVFVSDGSKSDTGNIQEIFSLDTKVAMTDPVYPVYIDTNVMAGRSGLLGKDGRYANIVYIPCHAGNSFVPELPKEKVDLIYLCFPNNPTGTTLKKSELKKWVDYARENKAVILYDAAYEAYIQEDDIPHSIYEVEGAKEVAIEFRTFSKNAGFTGTRCAFTVVPKTVMGYTASGEAYPFNKLWNRRQTTKFNGAPYIVQKGAEAVYTPEGQKQIHEIIAYYMKNAKAIREGVQSIGLEVFGGVNAPYIWLKTPQNMDSWTFFDKLLNEAHIVGTPGVGFGPSGQGYFRLTAFGKAENTLEAVERLKTRLKL; the protein is encoded by the coding sequence ATGACAAAAATTAATGAGAATTATCTTAACTTACCTGGAAGCTATCTGTTCGCAGAAATATCCAGGCGGGTGGCAGCTTATAAAACAGCCCATCCTGAGGCAGACATTATCCGGTTAGGAATCGGCGATGTCACGAAGGCACTTCCCCCAACCATCATTGATGGTTTGCACAAAGCGGTGGATGAGATGGGCAGTGACGAAACGTTTCGTGGTTATGGACCGGAACAAGGCTACACATTCCTTATCGAAAAAATTATTCAATTTGATTATGCTCCCCTCGGAATTCAACTCGACACTGACGAGGTTTTCGTTAGTGATGGCTCAAAAAGCGATACCGGCAATATTCAGGAGATATTCAGCCTGGACACTAAGGTGGCTATGACTGATCCGGTTTATCCGGTCTATATTGACACAAACGTCATGGCAGGACGCAGCGGTCTACTCGGCAAAGACGGCCGCTATGCTAATATTGTGTACATTCCTTGTCATGCTGGCAATTCATTTGTTCCCGAGCTGCCAAAAGAAAAAGTCGATCTCATCTATCTCTGTTTCCCGAACAATCCGACAGGTACAACATTGAAGAAGTCTGAACTGAAAAAATGGGTTGATTATGCGCGGGAGAATAAGGCTGTTATTCTATACGACGCTGCCTATGAAGCCTATATTCAAGAAGATGATATTCCTCACAGCATCTATGAAGTAGAAGGCGCCAAAGAAGTGGCGATTGAATTCCGCACCTTTTCAAAGAACGCAGGATTCACCGGTACCCGTTGCGCCTTTACCGTTGTGCCTAAAACTGTCATGGGTTATACGGCAAGCGGTGAGGCCTATCCGTTTAATAAGCTCTGGAATCGTCGGCAGACTACTAAATTCAATGGAGCTCCCTATATTGTGCAAAAGGGCGCAGAAGCAGTCTATACTCCTGAAGGACAAAAGCAGATTCACGAAATCATTGCCTACTACATGAAAAATGCCAAAGCAATTCGTGAAGGAGTGCAAAGTATCGGCCTTGAAGTCTTCGGTGGCGTGAATGCACCATATATTTGGTTAAAGACGCCGCAAAACATGGATTCTTGGACATTCTTTGATAAATTGTTAAATGAAGCTCACATTGTGGGCACTCCCGGGGTTGGCTTCGGCCCGAGCGGCCAGGGTTATTTCCGCCTTACAGCGTTTGGCAAGGCAGAAAACACGCTTGAGGCTGTGGAACGCTTGAAAACTCGTCTCAAGCTATAA
- the hisIE gene encoding bifunctional phosphoribosyl-AMP cyclohydrolase/phosphoribosyl-ATP diphosphatase HisIE produces MTVDMIQFDDRGLVPAIIQDVNTRTVLMLAYMNKESLEKTLATGLTWFYSRSRNRLWQKGETSGHIQQVKSIHYDCDADTLLVEVEQTGPACHEGTYSCFSRRIETAAIPVDETNGSQPADERPAAVVLQELYEVIIGRKTNRKEGSYTNYLFDKGQDKILKKVGEEAAETIIASKNQSKSEILYEMADLWYHCLVLLGYHNITPAELLEELQGRRK; encoded by the coding sequence ATGACTGTTGACATGATTCAATTTGATGATAGGGGCCTAGTACCGGCGATTATCCAGGACGTAAATACGCGGACTGTATTGATGCTTGCTTATATGAACAAGGAGTCTTTGGAAAAAACACTGGCTACCGGTCTGACTTGGTTTTACAGCCGCAGTCGTAATCGCTTGTGGCAAAAGGGCGAAACCTCTGGTCATATTCAGCAGGTGAAGTCAATCCATTATGATTGTGATGCTGATACACTCTTGGTTGAAGTGGAACAAACAGGCCCTGCCTGTCATGAGGGAACCTATTCTTGCTTCAGCCGGCGGATTGAAACTGCGGCCATACCTGTCGACGAAACTAACGGAAGTCAGCCTGCTGACGAACGCCCTGCGGCAGTCGTGCTCCAGGAACTCTACGAAGTCATTATTGGTCGTAAGACCAATCGTAAAGAAGGCTCATACACGAATTATCTGTTTGATAAAGGACAGGATAAAATTCTGAAGAAGGTTGGCGAAGAAGCGGCGGAAACCATCATCGCCTCGAAAAACCAGAGCAAGAGTGAAATTCTCTATGAAATGGCCGATCTATGGTATCACTGTTTGGTTTTGCTCGGCTATCATAATATTACACCAGCAGAATTGCTAGAGGAACTGCAAGGGAGACGTAAGTAA